In one Natronosalvus amylolyticus genomic region, the following are encoded:
- a CDS encoding KAP family P-loop NTPase fold protein, translating to MDLPDNKPASSSADGVDENVGIEDETLDGQSANTVTEQGSDQQASPLRSRPVNEPVDDADDESSSNASSTGSDFLLNEETLESIEDDKFGHRAYVDTLEEIIYRVNPPWHIGLYGTWGSGKSTIVNLLYRRIRAAQSDHNNYTEFREQSVESERVFENTLCVKFDAWKHAEGSVRTELLLDLNQSLGEELDQRFNQSGQSKDNLTSGSSKGRESDKKNNRRTLHGRSGGVLSSETLIEELYDVSEITSEESKPLSQAIRNLDSFHFVVLFTLAVLGSLLLIPTQVQAPLPESIGPLSLAFIHGLPWNLIASLAIGVLTLIAGAYLDTLFSDFQDTRRDVHKTLANPQKDWSGAYENLFESLIDETNARYRELQSRNDPEDLEKIIITIDDLDRCSSETTYEILIALKSFFRHEKCIYIIPCDEDALYKHLEAADDGDYLGDTRTQQNFLAKFFETELEIPTPSQSRLEDYFKNRVDQMNRSFSQRSLQVLYDAGLTTPRRITRALNRVATLEKLAEARGLLELPTESQSVTPDEAGDSVGITNNEAKRAFLTAIAVLQKDFPRLHAELETDPYLLDEIYAEIENDVSTNTRQGITRVLDQINIPPERRNELVTFLIDIRGVVKEIEDPEPYLRLSSTDRDRVKMFQARFDRGSHESIQKLIAEATENLDSDHQQSSPIGAEPSMTPPESSELREFANYVVRCVEEDKTQYRTLETAIRITGEFPEQERREIADALLVALKQGQVRALLSGIQFDSLEPILSSLPQERRTQFLDYYMRSILDDDGLSEKNFASLLEVPGELFDDIEVQDAFVDTIRNGRQQGTITSAEYAKILADVREYKPELYTPELVEVKL from the coding sequence ATGGACTTGCCTGACAACAAGCCAGCTTCCAGTAGCGCTGATGGTGTCGATGAGAACGTGGGAATTGAAGATGAAACACTGGATGGACAATCAGCCAATACAGTTACCGAACAAGGTAGTGACCAGCAAGCTAGCCCCCTCAGGAGTAGGCCGGTAAATGAACCAGTCGATGACGCTGACGACGAGTCGTCATCAAATGCTTCGAGTACAGGATCGGATTTCCTCCTTAATGAGGAAACGCTCGAATCCATTGAGGATGATAAGTTCGGCCACAGGGCATACGTAGATACGTTGGAGGAAATTATCTATCGAGTCAATCCCCCGTGGCACATCGGACTATATGGTACATGGGGTTCCGGGAAGTCGACAATTGTTAACCTCTTGTATCGCCGAATCCGGGCAGCTCAGTCGGATCATAACAATTACACTGAATTTAGAGAACAGTCCGTAGAAAGCGAAAGGGTGTTTGAAAACACGCTGTGTGTCAAGTTCGACGCTTGGAAACACGCCGAAGGCTCAGTTCGAACGGAGCTTCTCTTGGATCTCAACCAATCTCTTGGGGAAGAACTGGATCAACGGTTCAACCAATCAGGTCAATCAAAAGATAACCTCACATCTGGTTCCTCCAAGGGTCGTGAGAGTGACAAGAAAAACAACCGTCGTACTCTTCACGGTCGCTCTGGTGGCGTTCTTTCCTCTGAGACCTTGATTGAGGAATTGTACGATGTATCCGAGATTACCTCAGAAGAAAGTAAACCACTCAGCCAGGCAATTCGAAATCTTGACTCGTTCCACTTTGTCGTACTCTTCACACTTGCGGTACTAGGATCCCTTCTTTTAATACCGACCCAGGTACAGGCACCGTTACCTGAGTCAATAGGACCTCTTTCACTTGCTTTCATCCATGGACTCCCCTGGAACCTGATTGCATCACTTGCAATTGGTGTCCTCACACTGATCGCCGGAGCGTACTTAGATACCCTGTTCTCGGACTTCCAAGATACACGCCGAGATGTCCACAAGACGCTCGCAAATCCTCAGAAAGACTGGTCAGGCGCTTACGAAAATCTCTTCGAATCGTTGATCGACGAGACGAACGCACGTTACCGAGAACTGCAATCACGAAATGACCCCGAAGACCTCGAAAAGATCATCATCACGATCGATGATCTTGATCGGTGTTCAAGCGAGACAACGTACGAGATTCTGATTGCACTCAAGTCATTCTTCCGCCACGAAAAGTGCATTTACATTATTCCGTGTGACGAAGATGCGTTGTACAAACACCTCGAGGCGGCCGATGACGGCGATTACCTCGGTGATACGCGAACACAGCAGAACTTTCTCGCGAAATTTTTCGAAACTGAACTCGAAATTCCAACTCCATCCCAATCGCGGCTCGAAGACTATTTCAAGAACCGTGTCGATCAAATGAATCGGTCATTTTCACAGCGGAGCCTTCAAGTTCTCTACGATGCTGGTCTTACAACACCGCGACGAATAACTCGTGCGCTCAATCGCGTCGCAACGCTCGAAAAGCTGGCAGAAGCTAGGGGGCTTCTTGAATTGCCTACCGAGTCTCAATCAGTAACTCCTGATGAGGCAGGTGATAGCGTAGGGATCACCAATAACGAGGCAAAGCGTGCCTTCTTGACAGCTATCGCCGTACTTCAGAAGGATTTCCCACGGTTGCATGCAGAGTTAGAAACTGATCCATATCTTCTCGATGAGATTTATGCAGAAATCGAGAATGACGTCTCCACGAACACCCGTCAGGGGATTACGCGTGTACTGGATCAAATTAATATTCCTCCGGAACGGCGGAATGAGCTTGTTACGTTCCTAATCGATATCCGTGGCGTAGTCAAGGAGATTGAAGATCCGGAACCTTACCTTCGACTGAGCAGTACCGATCGAGACCGTGTGAAAATGTTCCAAGCGCGGTTCGATAGAGGAAGTCACGAATCCATTCAAAAACTGATCGCAGAAGCCACAGAGAATCTCGACAGTGACCATCAACAGTCGTCGCCTATAGGTGCTGAACCATCAATGACGCCACCGGAGTCTTCAGAACTCCGTGAGTTTGCAAACTATGTCGTCCGATGTGTCGAGGAAGATAAAACACAGTATCGTACGCTTGAGACAGCAATTCGTATCACTGGCGAGTTTCCTGAACAGGAACGACGTGAAATTGCCGACGCTCTTCTTGTTGCACTGAAACAGGGCCAAGTCCGTGCACTATTATCTGGGATTCAATTCGACTCACTCGAGCCGATCCTATCGTCACTTCCACAGGAACGTCGAACCCAGTTCCTCGATTACTACATGCGATCGATACTTGACGACGATGGTCTCAGCGAGAAGAATTTCGCATCCTTACTGGAGGTACCGGGAGAATTATTCGATGATATCGAAGTCCAGGATGCGTTTGTCGACACTATTCGTAATGGACGCCAACAGGGCACCATCACATCAGCTGAATACGCCAAAATTCTCGCGGATGTCCGCGAATACAAGCCGGAATTGTACACTCCTGAACTCGTAGAGGTGAAATTATGA
- a CDS encoding 3'-5' exonuclease, translated as MDPLEEERRLFYLALTRAKNDVLIQTQRNEESRFIKEIQGFTTEITLPTPSDNYASRRHD; from the coding sequence ATCGACCCTCTCGAAGAAGAACGACGACTCTTTTATCTCGCATTAACTCGGGCAAAAAACGACGTTCTAATCCAAACTCAACGCAACGAAGAATCGCGGTTCATTAAAGAAATTCAAGGCTTTACAACAGAAATCACGCTTCCTACTCCGTCAGACAACTACGCCAGCCGTCGTCACGATTGA
- a CDS encoding ATP-binding protein — protein MSGRANVIGTVAGPGDDPNEFVFVAPADRSIKTGEFITYTVPVDDENRAVFARVTNRELIRGLPDGFLADPEVGPETVAATLGVPTTDAELYRLTATVIGYYDTDMTTFANPRQLPSPGTPLSIAPDQTLETVLPNLGCETDETDVTELEGVAHVGWLLNRPPEATNLHIPIEEFASTHLAILASTGSGKSYTASILIEEMMRPSARASLLVFDPHGEYDTLAEMQGAEGFQGNDGYEPDVVYYDPERLRVRISELEIGDVMAILDNPSNRMQERLSTAWRAMQRRDSRTWGVNELINEMEQRYGDDDPSVGALEWRLRQSIERNDLFDPEENVPLTEIVDPGQCTVLQMDTLDKWNQQLITTVLLRRLYRQRLDDVRGRDSEIEQPIFALFEEGHRFAPASGDAPSLGIMRTITSEGRKFGFGLGIISQRPSKIDQDVLSQCGTQISMQIQNPNDQDAIKKSVEAAGEDVLRELPGLTPGQAVVSGDAMNTPALIQVRRRTTPHGAGSRPVIREWHDAYDERRREPSRSEAADFGEGDSTGVQSLD, from the coding sequence ATGTCGGGGCGTGCAAACGTAATTGGGACGGTCGCTGGGCCGGGTGATGATCCGAACGAGTTTGTGTTCGTCGCCCCGGCAGACCGATCGATCAAGACGGGGGAGTTCATCACGTACACCGTACCGGTTGATGATGAGAATCGGGCGGTGTTTGCTCGCGTGACGAACCGTGAACTGATTCGCGGGCTTCCGGACGGGTTCCTCGCGGATCCGGAGGTCGGCCCGGAGACGGTCGCAGCAACGCTCGGTGTCCCAACTACTGATGCGGAACTGTACCGGTTGACAGCGACGGTTATCGGGTACTACGATACCGATATGACGACGTTCGCTAACCCGAGACAACTCCCCAGCCCGGGAACGCCGCTGTCGATCGCGCCAGATCAAACACTCGAAACCGTGCTGCCGAACCTCGGCTGTGAAACCGACGAAACGGACGTCACGGAATTAGAAGGGGTCGCACACGTCGGCTGGCTCTTGAATCGGCCGCCGGAAGCGACAAATCTTCACATCCCGATCGAGGAGTTCGCCTCGACGCACCTGGCAATCCTCGCTTCGACAGGGAGCGGGAAATCGTACACGGCATCAATTCTCATCGAAGAGATGATGCGACCCAGCGCACGCGCATCTCTGCTCGTGTTCGACCCGCACGGCGAATACGACACGCTCGCGGAAATGCAGGGTGCGGAGGGCTTTCAGGGCAACGACGGGTACGAACCGGACGTCGTCTACTACGACCCTGAGCGACTCCGCGTTCGAATCTCAGAACTGGAAATCGGCGACGTCATGGCGATCCTGGATAACCCGAGCAACCGGATGCAAGAGCGACTTTCGACCGCCTGGCGGGCGATGCAACGTCGAGACAGTCGAACGTGGGGAGTCAATGAACTCATCAATGAGATGGAACAGAGATACGGTGACGATGACCCGAGTGTCGGTGCTTTGGAGTGGCGACTTCGACAGTCAATAGAACGGAACGACCTCTTCGATCCCGAAGAAAACGTTCCACTGACCGAGATCGTCGATCCGGGCCAGTGCACAGTCCTCCAGATGGACACGCTGGATAAGTGGAATCAGCAACTCATCACGACGGTGTTGTTGCGTCGATTGTACCGACAACGCCTCGATGACGTACGAGGCCGCGACTCGGAAATCGAACAACCGATTTTTGCGCTCTTCGAGGAAGGGCACCGGTTTGCTCCAGCATCCGGCGACGCGCCATCACTGGGGATCATGCGAACGATCACGTCCGAAGGCCGTAAATTCGGATTCGGCCTCGGAATTATCAGTCAGCGCCCGTCGAAAATCGATCAGGACGTCCTGTCACAGTGTGGCACGCAAATCTCGATGCAAATCCAGAACCCGAACGATCAGGACGCAATCAAGAAATCGGTCGAAGCCGCCGGCGAGGATGTCCTGCGGGAACTGCCAGGATTGACTCCTGGGCAAGCAGTCGTCTCTGGAGACGCGATGAACACGCCGGCACTGATCCAGGTTCGACGCCGGACCACCCCGCACGGCGCGGGTAGTCGCCCGGTAATCCGAGAGTGGCACGATGCGTACGACGAACGACGGCGTGAACCATCGCGGTCTGAAGCGGCTGACTTCGGCGAGGGCGATTCGACCGGAGTCCAAAGTCTCGACTGA
- a CDS encoding DNA double-strand break repair nuclease NurA has protein sequence MPIDKHGVAAELEANVGTIEAYLEDDSGVVERYQDAFQRLPEEWTSEEIREALQDASYPGAYPTDEFDDVDSIIEPHPESDGWENHEEVNEWARTILRDVPVMAVDGSQLPPTTQFNVPLSYVQAAWAVNYHHADGRLERDVHGRLLTPDEITQESDDGDYRFVDSQLVGHHRFEHEGALLIEQLVELADARVAGDIEQTPIVFYDGPLIASFANPLKPETRERYISTLSRVIAASQHHEIPLVGYVAGSSATELVKKTRLLLREEFGTDRVIPDAHVLTELMSPWGDTTIPFISKRDGSIDALQTTYEGERYEFRDDILFSYLNVPPGAGLDRIEFPGWLCRSDGPDGYDSMYEYTVEIVRAEAGIGRGYPEILQQADSDAVLNHRDRQQFYRIVQRWGESNDVPVEWNAKALSKELRRR, from the coding sequence ATGCCGATTGACAAGCACGGGGTTGCTGCCGAGTTAGAAGCTAATGTTGGGACGATCGAGGCGTACCTGGAAGACGATTCAGGGGTCGTTGAGCGGTATCAGGACGCGTTCCAGCGGCTTCCTGAGGAGTGGACGAGTGAGGAGATCCGTGAAGCGTTGCAGGATGCATCGTACCCAGGAGCGTACCCGACCGACGAGTTCGATGACGTAGACAGCATCATCGAACCTCATCCTGAGAGTGACGGGTGGGAAAACCACGAGGAGGTGAACGAGTGGGCGCGCACCATTCTCCGCGACGTGCCGGTCATGGCCGTTGACGGGTCGCAACTCCCGCCGACCACGCAGTTCAATGTCCCACTCTCGTACGTGCAGGCGGCGTGGGCCGTCAACTATCATCACGCCGATGGTCGTCTAGAGCGCGATGTACACGGGCGGTTGTTGACGCCTGATGAGATTACGCAGGAATCAGACGATGGTGACTACCGGTTCGTCGACTCACAACTCGTCGGCCATCACCGATTCGAGCACGAAGGAGCGCTCCTCATCGAGCAACTCGTGGAACTCGCGGACGCTCGTGTCGCCGGTGACATTGAGCAGACACCGATCGTGTTCTACGACGGGCCGCTAATCGCGTCATTTGCGAATCCGTTGAAACCGGAGACGCGCGAGCGATACATCTCAACGTTAAGCCGAGTGATCGCCGCCAGTCAACACCACGAAATCCCGCTGGTCGGGTACGTCGCCGGCTCGAGTGCAACTGAACTCGTGAAGAAGACGCGGCTCCTGTTACGGGAGGAGTTCGGGACTGACCGCGTCATCCCGGACGCGCACGTCCTGACTGAGTTAATGAGTCCGTGGGGGGACACAACGATTCCGTTCATTTCGAAACGCGATGGGAGTATCGACGCGTTGCAAACGACGTACGAGGGCGAGCGGTACGAGTTCCGGGATGATATCCTGTTTTCGTACCTGAACGTGCCGCCCGGAGCCGGGCTCGACCGGATCGAGTTCCCTGGGTGGCTGTGTCGCAGCGACGGCCCTGACGGGTATGATTCGATGTACGAGTATACTGTCGAAATTGTCCGTGCAGAAGCCGGGATCGGTCGCGGGTACCCGGAAATTCTCCAGCAAGCCGACAGTGATGCGGTGCTGAATCACCGCGACCGACAGCAATTCTACCGGATCGTCCAGCGGTGGGGCGAATCGAACGATGTGCCCGTAGAATGGAACGCGAAAGCCCTGAGCAAAGAACTCCGACGACGATGA
- a CDS encoding AAA family ATPase: MRITEVALEDIKSYEDRTVVPIEGGVTAILGKNGAGKSTIQEAIGFALFDSLPFNNKDFVREGVSSGTVEVTFDIATESGTDRFRVTRSVGRAHYGVHRYDAASDEWVDQDIDSKSGLMTWLCARIGVEDGGELQSLWESCIGVPQTRFLSDFAQTAGNRKTTFDALLNLDVYEESWNHLKNVPDAIEQQQQDLRNEIATLTGEVQSLPDERVEAETLAEAVEKIKTRIEQKQSELSEKEAEYEELEAVKDEIEDLEGKVDSLEKEIEATEEQLETAEEELAAAEGAQEKCEANRDGYLQYEQASERLDTLEEQEEKRDQLVERKTEQEQEISAIQFGVEQFENDVETLESAQGTLEAREDEKERFEELEDKISSLQQREGEVEELQEQIQTLGSEIDEIQENIESLKTTVEEIEVEWEATIHPDEFDEEISDLKADRKQLKGERERLEEQLERLRDAGVDAPCPTCDRPLREEHRSDTIEQREARIDEIKTEREKLGEELIDLRERRENAREVKQRADSLQTHRDKIESLEADLADLRDEKTDTAKELTDLEGALAELPELEAEKADLEEAYEAYQTAEFRVKEHGDAPEKLETKRADLNSATAELDEIEDELEEYEELDEKLIEVRATLEETEEAHQTYIKHEQQASQVENRQEVVNELQADLTDLEDQLEETTAELDETEASFDEDQLEALESAIDDLKGEIHRSKGSLEEKQGNLRDAREKIERLEAKLEERQAKLQQLKELKADQQFAEWVRENVRKAGPKMREIITDRIGTRANELFRTIRGASAETLEWTSDYEIVVHDADVRKSFSTLSGGEKMAAALAVRLAILEQLASVGVAFLDEPTANLDREKKRNLVMQLKQLDSFEQLTVISHDETFDSMTDYTITVEKDRQTSEVTVS, translated from the coding sequence ATGAGAATCACGGAAGTCGCGTTGGAGGACATCAAGTCGTATGAGGATCGAACGGTCGTGCCGATTGAAGGCGGTGTGACGGCGATTCTCGGTAAAAACGGTGCGGGGAAATCGACGATCCAGGAAGCGATCGGGTTCGCGTTGTTCGATTCGTTGCCGTTCAACAACAAGGATTTCGTGCGCGAAGGTGTGAGTTCTGGAACCGTTGAGGTCACGTTCGACATAGCAACTGAGAGTGGGACGGACCGATTCCGAGTCACTAGGTCGGTCGGGCGAGCGCACTACGGCGTGCATCGGTACGATGCTGCGAGCGACGAGTGGGTAGACCAGGATATTGATTCGAAATCGGGGTTGATGACGTGGTTGTGCGCCCGGATAGGCGTTGAGGATGGGGGCGAGTTGCAGAGTCTCTGGGAGTCGTGTATCGGGGTGCCGCAGACACGATTCCTTTCCGACTTCGCACAAACTGCAGGGAATCGGAAAACGACGTTCGACGCGTTGCTAAACCTTGATGTGTACGAGGAGTCATGGAACCATCTCAAAAACGTCCCGGACGCGATCGAGCAGCAACAGCAAGATCTTCGAAATGAAATCGCTACGTTGACTGGTGAGGTACAGAGCCTGCCAGACGAGCGAGTGGAAGCGGAAACGCTCGCTGAAGCAGTGGAGAAGATCAAGACGCGTATCGAGCAGAAACAGAGCGAGTTGTCTGAGAAAGAAGCGGAGTACGAGGAGTTAGAAGCTGTCAAAGACGAGATTGAGGATCTCGAAGGGAAGGTCGACTCGTTGGAGAAGGAAATTGAGGCGACAGAGGAGCAACTAGAAACGGCCGAGGAGGAGCTTGCTGCTGCCGAGGGTGCCCAGGAGAAATGCGAAGCGAATCGTGACGGGTATCTGCAGTACGAGCAAGCGAGTGAGCGTTTGGACACGTTAGAGGAACAAGAGGAAAAACGGGATCAACTCGTCGAGCGGAAAACGGAGCAAGAACAAGAGATTTCGGCGATCCAGTTCGGGGTTGAGCAGTTTGAGAATGACGTTGAAACGTTAGAGTCGGCACAGGGAACGCTCGAAGCGCGGGAGGATGAGAAAGAACGATTTGAGGAACTTGAGGATAAGATCAGCTCGCTGCAACAACGCGAGGGTGAGGTTGAGGAACTGCAAGAGCAAATTCAGACCCTCGGTAGCGAGATCGACGAGATACAAGAGAATATTGAGTCGCTGAAAACGACGGTCGAAGAAATCGAAGTGGAGTGGGAAGCGACCATACATCCGGACGAGTTCGATGAGGAGATTAGTGACCTGAAGGCAGATCGGAAACAACTGAAAGGCGAGCGGGAACGGCTTGAAGAGCAGTTGGAACGGTTGCGTGATGCGGGTGTGGATGCGCCGTGTCCAACGTGTGATCGTCCGTTGCGTGAAGAACACCGGTCGGACACGATTGAACAGCGCGAAGCCCGGATTGACGAGATCAAGACGGAACGCGAGAAGCTTGGTGAGGAGTTGATTGACCTGCGTGAGAGGCGGGAAAATGCACGGGAGGTCAAGCAGCGTGCCGATTCTCTCCAGACCCATCGTGACAAGATCGAGTCTTTGGAAGCCGATCTTGCCGACTTGCGGGATGAGAAGACAGACACAGCGAAAGAGCTCACTGATCTCGAAGGCGCATTGGCAGAGCTCCCGGAACTCGAAGCAGAGAAGGCCGACTTGGAGGAAGCGTACGAAGCGTATCAGACCGCTGAGTTCCGCGTTAAAGAACATGGCGACGCGCCGGAAAAGTTGGAAACGAAGCGTGCGGATCTCAATTCTGCTACCGCGGAACTTGATGAGATCGAAGACGAGTTGGAAGAGTACGAAGAGTTAGACGAGAAGTTAATCGAGGTCAGAGCAACGCTTGAGGAAACGGAGGAAGCACATCAGACGTACATCAAGCACGAGCAACAGGCATCACAAGTTGAGAATCGTCAAGAGGTGGTCAACGAGTTGCAGGCCGATCTTACCGACCTCGAAGATCAGCTGGAAGAAACAACGGCCGAGCTTGATGAGACGGAAGCGTCGTTCGACGAGGACCAACTGGAGGCACTGGAGTCGGCTATCGACGATCTCAAAGGCGAGATTCACCGATCGAAAGGTTCTCTCGAAGAGAAGCAAGGAAATCTCCGCGATGCGCGCGAGAAGATCGAGCGGTTAGAGGCGAAGTTGGAGGAGCGTCAGGCGAAGCTGCAGCAGTTGAAGGAGTTGAAGGCAGATCAGCAGTTCGCGGAGTGGGTGCGTGAGAACGTTCGGAAAGCCGGGCCGAAGATGCGGGAGATCATCACAGACCGGATTGGGACGCGGGCGAACGAGTTGTTCCGGACGATTCGCGGTGCGTCCGCGGAGACGCTTGAGTGGACGAGTGATTACGAGATCGTTGTGCACGATGCGGACGTGCGAAAATCGTTCTCGACGCTAAGCGGCGGTGAGAAGATGGCGGCTGCACTCGCGGTGCGCCTCGCCATTCTGGAACAGTTAGCGTCGGTCGGCGTGGCGTTCCTGGATGAGCCGACGGCGAATCTCGACCGGGAGAAAAAGCGGAATCTCGTGATGCAGTTGAAGCAGTTGGATAGTTTCGAGCAACTCACCGTCATCAGTCACGATGAGACGTTCGACTCGATGACGGATTACACGATCACCGTGGAGAAAGACCGGCAGACATCGGAGGTGACCGTGAGTTAA
- a CDS encoding metallophosphoesterase family protein, which produces MLTLGHIADTHHGHRQYGLTQREDDMVSSTRTAFEEMIDDGGTDAILLPGDLFHSRDLRPKILHQTEQVLAEVPDDVPVLVSRGNHDENLTPREVTWLNYLHQRGHVVFLKADLSTDPETAQFERYDPDEPGEYAGFYDIETTESDGPVRVFGLQWRGARTGQALQQVANGIRKTNKEYGEPAFTVLLAHFGMEDEVPTLGGTVTHAELREVKDVVDYLALGHIHKRYEASDWIFNPGSPEAHNTREGRDDWEHGYYSLTVKPDALGSGEAVNFDVTHHETKRRPYYRIEFDVTAYDSPGELESAFREHVQSERVAVEKYCQKSAYTAHGEPRSPIIDLRFTGTLQFSRGDFRTDDLAAAAEEQCDALYVQVNTGIRTANVQQLISEIDEEEVFKDGRLNTAALEDRVFETITQESVYAEQASDVAGVLGNAHQMAQAEEAVEDIRESVSSARRELFPDFAENVVLDIDEDPFGDSTDDASAEGDASLDEGDEVPEVVNE; this is translated from the coding sequence ATGTTGACGTTAGGACACATCGCGGACACGCATCACGGGCATCGCCAGTACGGATTAACACAACGTGAGGACGATATGGTGTCATCCACACGCACCGCGTTCGAAGAGATGATCGACGATGGCGGAACAGACGCGATCCTGTTACCCGGGGACCTGTTCCACTCTCGGGATCTCCGCCCGAAAATCCTTCATCAAACCGAGCAGGTACTCGCCGAAGTTCCGGATGACGTCCCGGTACTGGTCTCACGCGGGAATCACGACGAGAACTTGACGCCGCGGGAGGTGACGTGGTTGAATTACTTGCATCAACGCGGGCACGTCGTGTTCTTGAAGGCGGACTTGTCGACGGATCCTGAGACGGCACAGTTCGAACGGTATGATCCTGATGAGCCAGGTGAGTACGCGGGGTTCTACGATATCGAGACAACAGAAAGTGATGGCCCGGTTCGCGTGTTCGGATTACAGTGGCGTGGCGCTCGAACAGGGCAGGCGTTACAACAAGTGGCGAACGGGATCCGGAAGACGAACAAGGAGTACGGTGAGCCGGCGTTTACGGTGTTGTTGGCGCATTTCGGGATGGAGGATGAGGTACCGACGTTAGGTGGAACGGTAACCCACGCTGAGTTGCGGGAGGTGAAGGACGTGGTGGATTACCTTGCGCTCGGGCATATTCATAAGCGGTACGAAGCGAGTGACTGGATCTTCAATCCGGGGTCGCCGGAGGCGCACAACACGCGGGAGGGGCGAGATGACTGGGAGCACGGGTATTACTCGTTGACGGTGAAGCCTGACGCGCTTGGAAGTGGTGAGGCGGTTAACTTCGACGTGACGCATCATGAGACGAAACGCCGACCGTATTACCGGATCGAGTTCGATGTGACGGCGTACGACTCGCCGGGTGAGTTAGAGTCCGCGTTCCGCGAACACGTTCAAAGCGAACGAGTGGCGGTTGAGAAGTACTGTCAGAAGTCGGCGTACACGGCGCACGGGGAGCCTCGATCGCCGATTATTGATCTGCGGTTCACGGGGACGTTACAGTTTAGTCGTGGGGACTTCCGGACTGACGACCTCGCGGCCGCCGCCGAGGAACAGTGTGACGCGTTGTACGTGCAGGTGAACACGGGGATTCGAACTGCGAACGTGCAGCAACTCATCTCGGAGATTGATGAAGAGGAAGTGTTCAAAGACGGGCGGTTGAACACGGCGGCGCTGGAAGACCGTGTGTTCGAAACGATTACGCAAGAGTCGGTTTACGCTGAGCAAGCCTCGGATGTGGCTGGCGTGCTGGGGAACGCGCATCAGATGGCGCAAGCTGAGGAAGCAGTTGAGGACATCCGTGAGTCGGTGAGTTCAGCGCGACGTGAGTTGTTCCCGGACTTCGCTGAGAACGTCGTACTCGATATCGATGAGGATCCGTTCGGCGACAGTACTGACGATGCGTCTGCGGAAGGTGATGCATCGTTGGATGAGGGTGATGAAGTTCCGGAGGTGGTGAACGAATGA